Part of the Hirundo rustica isolate bHirRus1 chromosome 3, bHirRus1.pri.v3, whole genome shotgun sequence genome, TGATTCAcgttctttcctttctttctgccttgtttCTTATTTCTGTTGTGTCAACGGCAGCTCGGCAGTTGCAAGTCAGGAGCATCTTATTACCGTGAGGAATTTTATAGTGAATGAGTAATCGAGCCTCTGGCTCGCAAAATCTCTGGTGTAGCAAAGGGTCTGACTGAGGCCAAAGGAAACACTGAGcagtcctgccctgcagggGGGAAGGTGGTGCACGCACATATTCTGGGGAGAATTTAATGTTCTGTGTTTTGCCCACACGGGTCCAGCCTCTTTTTCCACACTAGCGCGGAGACTGCACGGAGTGAAAGGCCAATGCCGTGCTGTGGCAGCTCGGAAGGGGAGGGGGCTTTGTCTTGCAGATTAAAGCACTTGGATTCATACAGGCAGAGACTTTCTTGGCACAGTCTAGGATCTTTCTgtagcttttcttctttcattagAAGTTTCACCAATGTTATCCCTATACCTTGTTAGTATAGGGGTCTAGAATGAACTTATATTTCATTCAGAGACTACATTAACTGCACAATGGTTCTATTTATAAAGATGTATAAAGAGcacaaatagaaaaatatagGTGGGGTGACAAAGAATGGTACCCTTTGCTCCTGGTGGCTATGATGTTTTCCTCTTGCACTGCACAGGAATCCCAGGGTTTCCCAAGGCACTTGTTAATGTTAAATACTCTTGACCTGGAGACTGTCTTTACTGggtaataaaaatagaaaatgttctTACTTGGTATAGTGAACTCAGCCTGTCCATTTTACACCTGTGTGTGAAATGTTACTGTGATAAGGCAGGGTTGTACCCACCCTGAGACAGTTAATAGAAGGAAATCCCTGTGGGAAGCTGGTCAGACTATGACCTTCAGGTTGGTGGCACCAGTAGGAGTTCTGCCCTTCTTCCCAGTTACAGGATCAGCCCATGTGCCAACTCTGTTGCTCACTCTCCCGCTGCAATATTGATGGCTTAAACTCCATATAACATTACCCCATATAGCGGCATCCCTTGGAAATTTTAACACAATAAAAACATTGGGGGATTGTCTAAGCAATTTGTTATATGCAGTATTTTCAAGCTATTTGAAAAACACAAGAGTTCCTGATGTAATTTCAATATACACAAAACCACCCAGACCCCTACAGTAAAATAATACCATGGACCCTATATGAATGATGTTCATATACATCAGCAAAGCCCACGACACCCTGCTTGAACATAAGAATGTGTTACACGGCTGTCATTGTGGgtgtaaaaacaaagaaagttaCTAAAACCTAAGGAAAATTACTAATGCTTATTCTTAGTAAATAtcattgaattatttttattaatattttctgataACTTCTCCAATGGAAATTATGCAAATACCTGTCAAGGAGTGCTCCAGGTGTCCTGGTTCATgaacttaaaaaacaaaagctgctttGCTTTGATTCCCAATGCAGACTTTTCACCCTGAAAAGGCCTGATACCAGCTTTCTGGATTTTGCTTAAACgcctttttcttagaaaatcAACTGATTTCCATCTCATAGTAATCACTCTGAGCTACCcctctgtggtggtgcagaactgttttattaggtttttataagaagtttatgttatggttcatttcactgtatccccaatgttgtaaccctttttgtgttgtctgtataataaggtgttttgcgtcagtcctcccactcctcacctgacttgtaacatcccctctgcccaccccccttctctggggcagattgtctatcactttgaggagccctcccaggttgcgaaatctcagggagagggcttcaggtgataggccccctggggggaattcctttagctctggattttagtggtccaaggcttgggggtgggcacaccttgttaccccctgaatcccctgatttgttgtcttgttgtatcctccctggaacccctcccccgcttacaaggggtaggagggaggaaaaaactctctcagtgtctcagcctctcagctcggagctctgagcctctctgctcctcagctcttgggctaataaacatcttttaacctgctaagctgagagccagccttttctcttctgctgctgttgctgtcacgacaccattgggtccagctgctaagtCGAGAAGCCGAAAGGAACTGGGAccatctgtggctgtgttgactcgagctagccagaggtcatctcccgcccggtgcaggacggaaccagacacagagtttggtgcccaacgtggggcgAACCACGCCGGCAGAGACACAGAGCGTTGGCGCTCCAACCTGGGGCGaaccacgccggcagaagcagcttggaccacgtggggCACGGCTCCACCATGACAGAGCGTCTGGTGCCCAAGCAGGGCCcccccggagacgaggcggaccctgcgaatggactggggctgatttagcccgaagaacagtctctgggagtgacgcacccctgtgaaattgacttttaaacaaggcaagttccaggggaaaggaggggagctTCGGGCCCGACCGGAGTCCTCCCTGCGGCAGAAAAACCCGACCCATGCACCCTGGGGGCAGGTCACAGGAACAcgtaagtatacccacaaagggacatacttactggttttatggttcccccgagggagggggatctattggggaggaaatcctctaaaaatagctgcgcagctacagggttaaacctcctgtgattttgagcgaacgggtctgcgggggggggggggggggggggggggggggggcggggcggggagtgcctttcatctgggtttgggttcaaaagcaacttagtatcaaAACATGGGTGGAAAGCTAAcggttgctcagaaaaggttgtattataactaTGTATCGGTTGTGAAAGGcgccaaattgaaaatctcaaacgGCGAGTTAAGAAattttgttcgctgggttcatctgcattttcccGAAGTATCCCCCGAAGAAGTCTGCAGCGCtgatttctgtggcactgtagaaaggGAATTAATTCGGCTGATTCAAATGGGTGACAAAAAGGCTACGAAGTATTTTATTGTGGCAACAAAGGTTAATTCCGCGATTCAATCTCAAAAGGGAGTGCAGAAAGAGCCTAGCCGAGAAAAttgttttccccctcctccccctccttctgcTCCCCGGCCCgtgtccccgggaaagcgttcgGAATGGAGCAGCAGGGTTCCCGCCCGCCCGCTCAGCCTCCGGGACGCtccagaccccccacaggatttttgggcggcagtcgctgaggagcgccctacccacaagctgaattggaaaacagatgcaccagtgtgggtggaacagtggccgctttcaaaacagaaattgaaggcgctcgaagagctcgtggaggagcagttagctaagggtcacattgtagagaccaccagcccttggaattcgccggtttttgttatccggaagccggagaaggacaagtggagactcctccaggATCTCAGACAAACTAACaatgtgatagaagacatgggcttTCTTCAgcctgggatgcctaccccgaaCATGCTgccacaaaattggaaattggctgttatagataaaaaagattgtttcttccatattcccccACATCCGGAtgatgcaccacgttttgcattctcggttcccaccattaactgagaggccccgaggaaacgctaccattggagggttcttccccaagggatgaaggtgtcacctatcatctgccagtggtacatggcttccttgctgtgatatatgtcctaaagttaattcgtgttaaaagatataaaatataataccatccctataagttttgttttaatccaatatgctgtgagttaactcagaagaaagtagctcagtaaaggtacaggaatttctcttgcctgaaaagacaaggggggggacacgagacaaaacatgattagaattaccaggagagagacacaaacatgcctctgctgggaatcattaaaaaggaatgtaatgtatgtcctaaagttaattcatgttaatagaatataaaatgtaatacaaactaTATAAgtataagttctgtataaactagcatgttggaagttaagttttgtttaaaatagcattttgtgagttaactcaggggaaggtggcttaataaaatacaagaatttctctagcctgaaaaggcatgggagggacacgaggaaagctTGATTgaaattaccagaaaggaggacagaagactgtcactgccaggaatcgttgaaaagaaacaaaaggcaacggaaaacagagatgatagtCCGGAGGACCcgatgattgtatcagatccgtatctagatggtctccgtctggaattaacatctccacaccacacctggacccaaccattaacagcattgtcctcctccgctgatccattcagactcttagaactgaaacctgcatgtttaatgaagatgccccGGAGGGAGGACCGTcgacatcccgagcctctctccgcgatccagtgtataaaaagagactgctgcaaaccaaaaatgtgaacttggggggtaaaaaactgacagagtgtgttaccattgttcacccagcggcgaccccgggctcgacgctgtccttttaattgtggctgtccgagactgttattctgtctcacaataaaaattccaaattttgatttatcaaatttggtcaatttcatttataacacttgctgtccccagtccgcgtagccgcagagaaagcaatcatccatcattacatggatgatgtgcttgtgtgtgcccccaccgatgatgtcttgtcacatgtgcttgacctgacaattaatgcattggttgttgcagggttcgagctgcaggaagacaaggttcaaaggatgccaccttggaggtaccttgggctggaaattggcaagcggaccattgtgccacaGAAATTGCAAATCagggccaaaattcagacccttgcagatgtccatcagctgtgtggggcattgaacaGGGTGAGatcctggctgggcctcacaaccGAGGACCTAGctcctcttttcaatttattgaaagggggagaggagctgagttctcccagggaactaaccccggaagcgaaggaggcgctggaaaagatacagcatctcatgtccactcggcaggctcacaggtgtgatccagacctgcctttcaaatttataataatggggaaattgccacacctccatggagtcattttccaatggagaaataacatcaaaaaggaccagggcagagaggacccgcttctaatcatagaatgggtctttctcagccatcaaaggtccaagagaatgacacgtccacaggaactggtggctgaactgatccgaaaagccagagttcggatcagggaattggccgggtgtgattttgaatgcattcacattccaattggattaagatcgggccaaattacaaaggcaatgttagaacacctgcttcaggaaaacgaagcactgcagtttgctctagattcctttactgggcaaatctcaattcattggcaagcccacaaaatttttaattgggatgccaaattcacactgaatttgaaagatgttcggagcaggaagcctttagaggccctgacagttttcacagaCACGTCcagaaggtcccacaagtcagtcatgacttggaaggaccctcagactcagcagtgggaggcagatgttgccgaggtggagggatcacctcaggttgctgagttggccgctgttgttaGGGCTgtcgaaaggttccccgaacccttcaatttagtaacggactccgcttatgtagtgggggtggtatcgagggcagatcaggcaatactgcaggaagtgtctaacaccgcactgtttgagctgctttctaagcttgttaagcttgtctcccacagggagcagccattctttgtgatgcatacgagatcacacaccgatttgccgggtttcatagctgaggggaacagaagggctgatgctcttgctgctcctgcagcgatggccccattgccgagcatttttgagcaggcaaagctcagccatcagcttcaccaTCAGAATGCACCTGGCCTTGTTtgccggtttcacatcactcGGGAGCAGGctaaggcaattgtggctacgtgtccctcatgtaatcagcatgcactccccaccttaAGTGCGGGAGtgaaccccagaggtctgaacagctgtgagctgtggcagactgacgtgacacatatcccccaattcggccgatctaaatatgtgcatgtgtctgtggacactttttccggtgcagtttttgcttccgTCCACGCAGGGGAGAAAACCTCAGATgcaattaaacacctcatccaggctttctccttcatgggcatcccaaaagaattaaaaactgataatggcccagcatACCattccagggaattctgcagcttcctgcaacaatggggagtgggacataaaaccggcatccctcattccccgacaggccaagctgtagtggagaggacccacagagaaatcaaaagggtccttaaccaacaacaaccggtgttgaaaacagaaacaccacagacccgattggccagggctctattcactttgaattttttaaacagcacatttgagtttttaaaccctcccattgttcgtcatttcggggcaaaccctcagctaaacatcaaagagaggctgccggtcatggtccgggaccctgaaactggaaggagagagggacctcatgatttagtcacgtgggaccgtgggtacgcttgcgtgtccacccccacggggccaagatggttaccatcaaaatgggtgaggccctatgtcccgaaggtctcgggggagaaaaagaaactgccacaggttactcaggcagcttttaggaggaaaaggagggaagatttttcccaggacggttttgctttcctgaatgacccctgctgGGATgctaattgtttgttttagttcttttaGTTCTGTCAGAGCCTGTCCAGCGCCAGTCCCCGGGctgaggaagttccacctgctcctcagcatcctcctgcctgccagTCTCGCTACACCTGTCTCCGGATGGTtggtgccccagcccaaagccaccAGGGCAATGGGGCAGGCCACAAAGCCAGCCAGAGCATCTGAGACATGGTGAATGACATCAAGAGAGAGACTGGTGACTGTGAATGGATtgtttggggactggggaatttcagGCTGGGTGgattcaattttgaaatcagttttgttatttttgtttgttattctgttaattttaattggatttggtatcatcaaaaaaatgttaagtagattaatttctagcaccacacatgccccctctgtgaaccaagT contains:
- the LOC131378504 gene encoding endogenous retrovirus group K member 25 Pol protein → MGEAKGGGPGLPVGGSRRGGARAAVGRERGGRGGARARTAAAAVPPAGGRALGPLLPAAPAGGSSCRSERRARPRPAGPALPGWPCGGSGGTGPGAAVRPFPSRPDEVRVLPPPGAGERRGLLSHQLHHQNAPGLVCRFHITREQAKAIVATCPSCNQHALPTLSAGVNPRGLNSCELWQTDVTHIPQFGRSKYVHVSVDTFSGAVFASVHAGEKTSDAIKHLIQAFSFMGIPKELKTDNGPAYHSREFCSFLQQWGVGHKTGIPHSPTGQAVVERT